GCGGGAAGCCTGTTTCGAGATGAGGTTTCTTTTGAGGTTCCCTGGAGATGACGGGGTTGATAGGCCGGATCTGGACGCACAGTAATGTGTGGAGGTGACCGGTACTAATTTATCGACGTAACACGCACACCCTGTTGGGTTGGTGATGTGTTGCTTGCGTTTGTAACAAAACAAATTATTTGATCGCACCAGTGATGGTGTGGATCGCGTCCACTATGCAGTGTCTGACACGACACACGCACCGGAACGGTACTGTTCCCGCATGTGTGTCGGTGGTTGATAGCGGCAGGGAAACGCCCGGTCCCTTTCCGAACCCGGAAGCTAAGCCTGTTCGCGCTGATGGTACTGCACCTGGGAGGGTGTGGGAGAGTAAGTTGCCGCCGACCAAAAACTTAAAAGAGGAATGAAAGGCGCGGCCTGTCGAGTGAGTCTTCTCCTCGTCAGGTCGCGCCTTTCGTCGTTTGTACCCCCGGATATTCCCGGGGTACCTGTTTTCGGGAAGAATGAACTCCATGTCTGAACGTTTCTCACGAGATCGCAACCGTAACTCCGACAGTGGCCGACCCCACCGTGAACGCGGTGAACGCGGCGGCCGGGATGATCGGCGCGGTCAGGGCCGGCGCGATGATCAGGGAGCTCGTGGGGAACGTGACCGGTACTCCCGCGATGACCGTCGTGACGGTGGCCCCCGTGCCGAGGGCGCCCGCCGTGGCGAGGGTGGCCGCCGACCCGAACGCAGTGACCGCCGCGGCGACCGCCGCGAGGGCGGCCGCTATGATGATCGCCGTCACTCGCAACGTGCGGGTGCTGAGCGGGACGGCCAGCGTCGCTCCGCGCCGCAGCGCTCCGGTTTCCGTGAGGAACGACTGAACAAGAGACTGTCCGAACCGGACCTGCCCGGCGATATCGACGTCGAGGATCTTGACCCGATGGTCCGTCAGGATCTCAAGGTGCTGTCGAAGGACAATGCGGAGGCCGTGGCCAAGCACATGATCATGGCCGCGACCCTCATGGCCGATGATCCGCAGCTTGCCCTGCGCCATGCCCGTGCGGCGAAGGACCGTGCCGGTCGGGTGGCGGTCGCGCGCGAGACCAACGGCATCGCCGCCTACCACGCCGGGGAGTGGAAGGAGGCACTTGCTGAGCTGCGGGCGGCCCGCCGGATGTCCGGTGGCCCGGGCCTCATGGCGGTCATGGCTGACTGTGAGCGGGGTCTGGGTCGTCCGCAGAAGGCAATTGAGCTCGGCCGTTCCGAGGAGGCCCGGGAACTGGACGAGGAGGGCCGGATCGAGCTGGCCATTGTCGTCGCCGGGGCCCGCCTGGACATGGACCAGGCCGAGAGTGCCGTGGTCACCCTCCAACGAATGAACCCGAGCCTGACGTCGACGGGTCAGGCGCAGGCGCGGCTGTCCTACGCCTACGGCGACGCGCTCGCCGCCGCCGGCCGGAAGGACGAGGCGAAGGAGTGGTTCGCCCACGCTGACGCGATCGATGAGGACGAGCAGCTTGACGCCGCTGATCGTCTCGGCGAGCTGGGCTAACCAGTAGAGTCGGTTCCATGAGTCTGCTCTCCACCTATGATGCCCTGTTGCTCGACCTCGATGGAACGGTCTGGGAGGGAGGCCGCGCCATCGACGGCGCCGTGGAGGCGATCAACTCGGCCACCGACGCGGGGATCCGCGGGATCTACGTCACCAACAATGCGATGCGTGGCCCGGAGGTCGTCGCGGAGAAGCTCCGTGGCATCGGTCTGACGGCGACGGAGGATGACGTGGTCACCTCGGCGCAGGCGGCGATCGACATGGCCGCCGAGATGTTGGAGCCGGGCGACCGGGTCTACGTCGTGGGCACGGACTCCTTCAAGGAGCTCGCGTCCCGGGCCGGGTATACCGTGGTGGATTCGGCGGACGATGAGCCGAAGGCAGTGCTCCACGGGATGAACCCGAACGCCGGGTGGCGGGAACTGTCGGAGGCGGCGTTGGCCATCCGGGCGGGTGCCCGGTATTTCGTGTCGAACCTGGACACCACCCTCCCGACCGAGCGTGGCCTCATGGTGGGTAACGGGTCCATGGTCGCTGCGGTCATTTCGGCGACGGGAGCGCGTCCATACTCGGCCGGTAAGCCCGGGCCGGCGATGTTCCATTCGGCGGCCACGAGAATCAATGCCAGCACCCCGCTGGCGGTGGGGGACCGGCTGGACACCGACATCGAGGGCGGCAACGCCGCCGGCATGGACACCTTCCAGGTGCTCACGGGGGTCTCCGGGCAGCTGGCCCTGCTCGAGGCGCGCAAGGAGCAGCGGCCCACCTACATCGCGGAGTCCCTCACCGACCTGACGAAGAGCCGGGATGAGCTCAGGCCCGGGGCGCAGGGCGGGTTCACCGCCCGGATTGACGGCGATGACATCCTCCTCGAACGGGGCACCGCCGAGTCGACGTCGATCCAGGCGCTGCGGACCGTGCTGCAGGTCGCGTGGGCCCAGTCGAAGGAGCCCAACCTCATCCGGCCGATGTCGGAGCACGCGGAGCGGGCGGTGTCGGGCTGGTGGTGAATCCGGCGGACCTCGCGCAGCGTGCGGCCGAGGGGAGGGCGCCTGCGGTGAGTCCCGCGGACGTCGACAAGCAGGTGGCGGAGATCCTCGGCGAACCCGCCGGGACCCTGGCGGAGGAAGCAGCCCAGCTGGAGCGGGCGCATGCGGTGCTCCATCGGGCGCTGCAGGACAACGGGTAGGAGCAGGCACATGGCAGTGGCACGTCGACGGCTCGACGCGGAACTGGTGCGGCGCAAGATCGCGCGCTCGCGGGAGCACGCCGTCGAGATGATCCGGGACGGGCGCGTCCACGTCGGGGGATTCAAGGCGGGCAAGCCGGCGACGGTCGTGGAGCCGGAGGTGTCCATCCGGGTGGATGAGGCCCCGGACGATGACTGGGCCTCCCGCGGCGCCCACAAGCTGCTCGGTGCGCTCGAGGCCTTCGAACCCCGAGGCCTGACGGTGCAGGGCAGGAAGGTGCTCGACGCCGGCGCGTCCACCGGTGGGTTCACGGATGTGCTGCTGCGTCGGGACGCTGCCGAGGTCGTCGCCGTCGATGTCGGGTACGGGCAGCTGATCTGGCGGCTGCAGAATGATCCCCGGGTGCACGTGCTCGACCGGACGAACATCCGGAACCTCACGCCCGAGATGTGCGGCGGACCGTGCGACATGATGGTGGGTGATCTGTCCTTCATCTCCCTGCGCCTGACCCTGCCCGCCATCGCCGACAGCCTCGTCGACGGCGCGGATCTGCTGCCCATGGTCAAGCCCCAGTTCGAGGTGGGCAAGGAGCGCCTGGGCAACGGTGGGGTGGTCCGCAGCCCGCAGCTGCGTGCCGAGGTGACCTACGAGGTCGCCGAGTTCGCCCGCACCCTGGGCCTGAGCTGCCGCGGTGCGGTGGCCTCCCCGCTGCCCGGGCCGAGCGGGAACGTAGAATACTTTCTGTGGCTGGTCAAGGACGGTGGCGCCACCGCCCCGACGACCGACCAGCTGACCGCGATGATCGAGACGGCCGTACAGGAGGGCCCGTAAGGTGAGCAACCCTGAGACCCCGGGACACACCACCGGACGGCAGGTTCTGCTGGTCCCGCACACCGGCCGCAGCTCCAACGTCGAGGCCGCGGAACGCACCGCCGAGCTTCTCGACGCCGCCGGGATCACCGTCCGCGTCCTCGTCCACCAGGACGGCCGCCCCCTGGAGGGCAGTCCGGTGCTGTCGCGGCTCGACCGGGTCACCCACACCGCCGACGCGGCGGAGGGGTGCGAGCTCGTACTCGTCCTCGGTGGTGACGGCACCTTCCTCCGCGCCGCGGACCTGGCGCACTCGGTCAACCTCCCGGTCCTGGGCATCAACCTCGGCCACGTCGGATTCCTCGCCGAATGGGAGGCCGAGTCCCTCGACGAGGCGATCCACCGGGTCATCGACCGGGACTACCGGGTCGAGGACCGGATGACCATCGACGTCACCGTCCTGGACAACGACCTGGAGGTCATCGGCCGGGGCTGGGCGCTCAACGAGGTGAGCGTGGAGAACCTCAACCGCCGGGGCGTCCTCGACGCCATCCTCGAGGTCGACGGCCGCCCGGTCTCCTCCTTCGGCTGCGACGGCGTACTCATCTCCACCCCGACGGGGTCCACCGCCTACGCCTTCTCCGCCGGCGGCCCGGTCCTGTGGCCCGAGCTCGACGCCATCCTCGTCGTGCCCAACAACGCCCACGCGCTGTTCACCAAGCCCCTGGTCGTGTCCCCGCATTCGACGGTCGCGGTCGAATCCAACCCGGACGCATCGCCCGCGATGGCCGTCATGGACGGTTTCCGCCCCATCCCCATGCCGCCCGGCTCCCGGGTCGAGGTCGTCCGCGGTGCCCGCCCAGTCCGGTGGGTGCGGCTGGACGACTCGACGTTCACCGACCGACTGGTGACCAAGCTGCGCCTGCCGGTGGCGGGATGGCGCGGGCCGCGCACCCCGTCTCCCAGGTAGCACGGGTGTTCGGGTAGGCTGGCGCGCATGCTCGCAGACATCGCCATCGAGAATCTCGGCGTCATCCCGTCCGCCTCGGCGGAACTGGCGGACGGCCTGACGGTGCTCACCGGCGAGACCGGTGCCGGCAAGACCATGGTGGTCACCGGCCTGCGCCTGTTGGCCGGTGGCCGCGCCGACGCCTCCCGGGTCCGCACCGGTGCACCGCAGGCCGTCGTCGAGGGACGTTTCCTCACCGCCGCGCTGCCCGCCGACATCGCCCGAGCCACCGCCGAGCTTGTCGACGCCGCCGGGGGCACCGCCGACGAGAACGGCGAGTTCATCGCCTCCCGCACCGTCAACGCCTCGGGGCGTTCCCGCGCCCACCTCGGCGGGCGATCCGTCCCCGCCGCCACCCTGGCCGAATTCACCGCCCCGCTGCTGACCATCCACGGCCAGAACGACCAGCTCCGCCTCCTCGCCCCCGACCAGCAGCTGGCCGCCCTCGACCGGTTCGACCCGGCGATCGCCCCGCTCCTGGCCACCTACCGGGAGGCCTGGTCCACCTGGCGCTCGTTGGCCCGGGACCTGCGGCAGCGCACCGAGTCCCGCCGCGAACTGGCCCAGGAGATCGACCGGCTCCAGTTCGCCCTCGACGAGATCGACGCCGTGGAGCCCGAACCCGGTGAGGACGCCGACCTGCTCACCCGGATCCGGCGCCTGCAGGACGTGGACACCCTCCGCGAGGAGGCCGTCACCGCCCTCGGCGCAATCGACGGGCCGGAGTCCTTCGGTGGTTACTCCGAGGATGAACCCGCCTCGACCCTCCTCGGCCGGGCCGAGTCCGCCCTGGTGTCCTCCGAGGACGAGGCACTGCGGGGTCTGGGGGAGCGGCTGACCGAGATCACCACCCAGCTCAGTGAGATTGCCGTGGAACTGGGCAGCTACCTCGCCGACCTGCCCGCCGACCCGGGCCAGCTCGAGGAACTGCTCCAGCGCCAGCAGCAGCTCAAACTGCTGACCCGCAAGTACGCCCCCGACGCCGACGGCGTGCTGGCCTGGCGTGACAAGGCGCGGGCGCGGCTGGCGAAGATCGACATCTCCTCCGAGGCACTCGACGAGCTGAAGAAGCAGGTCGCCGCCGCCGAGAAGACGATGAGGGCGGCCGCGAAGAAGCTGTCGAAGGCCCGGACCGCCGCCGCGGCGGCACTGGGGGAGTCCGTCACCGCCGAACTCCAGGGCCTGGCGATGGCCAAGGCACGTCTCGTCGTCGACGTGCGGCCGGTCGACCCGGGGCGCGACGGTGCCGACGAGGTCGAACTGACCCTCGCGCCCAACGCCTCCGCCGAACCCCGGCCGCTGGCGTCCTCCGCCTCCGGCGGTGAGCTCTCCCGCGTCATGCTCGCCCTCGAGGTCATCCTCTCGGCCGGCACGGAAGGCGCCACCCTGGTCTTCGACGAGGTCGACGCCGGCGTCGGCGGCCGCGCCGCCGTGGAGATCGGCCGCCGCCTGGCCCGCCTGGCCACCCGCAACCAGGTCATCGTGGTCACCCACCTGCCCCAGGTCGCCGCCTACGCGGACACCCACCTGCACGTGGCCAAGAACGTCGGCGACGAGGCCGTCACCTCCGGGGTGCTCACCCTCAGCGACGACCAGCGCGTCGAGGAACTCGCCCGCATGCTCGCCGGGCTCGACGACACCGACACCGGCCGGGCCCACGCCGCCGAACTGCTCGACCGCGCACGGGCCGACCGCGCGGAGTTTCGGCGCGCCTGACCCGCGCGCCTTCACCACCGGGAAGGGTCAGGCCGTCACAATGGCCACATGAGTCTGTTCTCCCGCACCGCCGACCTGTCTGGCCTGCAGGGCACCCTGCGCGACTGCACCGCCACCGGGCGCGGATACAAGCGCCTGCGCGCCGGCGACATCGCCGTCGTCGACGCCCCGGACATCTCCCGCCAGGAGGCCCAGCGGCTCATCGACGCCCAGCCCGCCGCCGTGGTCAACCTCGCCCAGTTCAGCACGGGAGCGGTCCCCAACTTCGGTCCCCACATGCTCCTCGAGTCGGGCACCCTCCTCATCGAGGGGGCCGGCGAGGAACTGCGACAGGGACTCAAGGACGGCAAGAAGGCACGGGTGACCGACGACGGCCGCATCCACCTCGGTGACCGCGCCATCGGCGCCGGCACCGTGGTCACCGCCGCCTCCGCCGAGGCGTCCTTCACCGAGGCCCAGCGCTCCCTGGTCGACCACATGGAGTACTTCTTCGGCAACACCATCCAGTTCATCCACTCCGAGGCACCTCTCCTGCTCGACGGGCTGGGCATCCCCGACACCGGCGCGACCATCGAGGGCCGCAAGGTCCTCGTGGTCAGCCCCGGCGAGGGCCACCGCAACCAGGTCAAGCTGCTGCGCAACTTCATCCGGGAGTACTCGCCCGTGATCATCGGTGTCGACAGTGCCGCCGACACCCTCGTCGAACTGGGCTACCAGCCGGACCTCATCGTGGGTAACCCCGCCGGCATCGGCGCTGACACCCTGCGCAGTGGCGCCCGCGTGGTCCTGCCCGCCGACCCGGACGGACACGCCGTCGGCCTCGAGCGCATCCAGGACCTGGGCATCGGTGCCATGACCTTCCCCACGGCCGCGGACTCCGCCACCGACCTCGCGCTGCTGCTCGCCGACTACCACGGTGCCCAGCTCATCGTGAACGCCGGATCGCGCTTCGACCTCAACGGCGTGTTCGCCGACGCCGAGGGAGCGACGCCTTCCGCGTTGCTCACCCGGACCAAGGTGGGTCCCAAGCTTGTCGACGCCACCGCCATCTCCGACCTCTACAACGTCGGCTCCGGCCGGGGCCTGGCGTGGCTGTGGGCCATCCTCGGACTGCTCGTCGCGGTCGCGGCGATCATCCTCGTCGTCGGACTGTCCGGCCCGGGTTCCTTCACCGACAACCTCATCGACACCTGGAACAGCATCGCGTTGGCCGTCCAGGGTTGGTTCCAGTAGGAGGCGCGAGAACATGGCACGACGATCTGGACGAGGCGGCTACCTCGTCGCCGGCGCAGGCCTCGGTGTGGCGGCGGGTGTCGCCCTCGGCGCCCTGGTGCTCGCCCCCAACATGCCGGAGGGTTCCGGCGGTTCGCAGGTGAGCGCCGGGGACGTCGAGTCGGAGTCCCAGCGGGCCGACATCGCCGAGGCGCAGGCCGCCTCCGCCGACAGCGTCATCAGCGAACTGGTCACCGGTGCTGTCGCGGACACCCTCACTGACCGCCCGGTGCTGCTCATGCACACCGCCGACGCCAACGGTGAGGACGTCGCCGGGGTCGCGTCGCTGCTAGAGTCCGCCGGCGCCGTCGACGCCGGGACCATCGCGCTGGGGGAGTCCTTCTTCTCCCGGGAGGGGGCCGACCAGCTCAAGTCCATCGTGGCCAACACCCTGCCGGCCGGGGCGCAGTTGTCCACCGACCGTCTCGACCCGGGGCTGCACGCCGGGGAGGCACTGGGCTCGGCGCTCATGCTCAACACCGACAACGGCGAGGAGCAGGCGACCACTGAGGAGCGGGGCCTGCTGCTCACGGCTCTGCGGGACGCGGACTACCTCGACTACGAGGCGGGGACGATCCGTCCGGCGCAGGTCATCGTCATCGTCACCGGGGACTCCGACGGCTCCGGGGAGGCCGGTTCCGTGGCCCGCAACCTCGCCGACTTCGCCGGCGCCCTGGACTCCCGCGGCAACGGCGCGGTGCTGGCCGGTCGGATCCGCACGGCGGCCGACACCGGCGCGGTCGGTGTGCTGCGGGAGGCCGACGGCAACGGTGTCTCCACCGTCGATTCCGTGGACCGTTCGTGGGGCCGGATGGCCACCGTTCTGGCGGTGCGCGAACAGCTCGCCGACGAGGTCGGCGCGTACGGTTCCGCCGAGTCCGCGGAGGCGGCGACACCCGCCCCGTAGTTTTCTGCCGCACATATCTATCGACCGGTAGGTAGTGGTGCTATGCTGAAGGTCCGTAGGTCATCATCCCGATGCACCTGCGGATTTTTCGTTTTCCATCCAGGAGGCCCGCATGCCCGCACAGCCGACCAAGTACATTTTCGTCACCGGAGGCGTCGTCTCCTCACTGGGCAAGGGGCTGACCGCCGCCAGCCTCGGCCAGCTGCTCATCGCCCGGGGCCTGAGCGTGACCATGCAGAAGCTCGACCCCTACCTCAACGTCGACCCCGGCACGATGAACCCCTTCGAGCACGGCGAGGTCTTCGTCACCGAGGACGGCGCGGAGACCGACCTTGACCTCGGCCACTATGAGCGCTTCCTCGACCGCAACCTCACCCAGAACGCCAACGTCACCACCGGCAAGGTGTACTCGTCGGTCATCGCCCGCGAACGCCGCGGCGGCTACCTGGGCAAGACCGTCCAGGTCATCCCGCACATCACCGACGAGATCAAATCCCGGATCCTGGCGATGGGCGAGCCCGACGCCGACGGCAACCGGCCCGACGTGGTCATCTGCGAGGTCGGCGGCACCGTCGGCGACATCGAGTCCCTGCCCTTCCTCGAGGCCGCCCGCCAGGTCCGCCACGCCGTCGGCCGTGAGAACATCTTCTTCATCCACGTCTCCCTCGTGACCTACCTCGCTCCCTCCGGTGAGCTGAAGACCAAGCCCACCCAGCACTCGGTGGCGGAGCTGCGCTCCATCGGCATCCATCCCGACGCCATCGTGCTGCGTGCCGACCGCGAGGTCCCCGCCGGACTCAAGGAGAAGATCGCGCTCATGTGCGACGTCGACACCGAGGGAGTCATCTCGTGTGCCGATTCGCCGTCGATCTACAACATCCCCGAGGTGCTCTACCGCGAGCAGCTGGACACCTTCCTCATCCGCCGCCTCAACCTGCCGTTCCGTGACGTCGACTGGACCACCTGGCGCGACCTGCTGGACCGGGTGAACAATCCGCACCGGACGGTGACCGTCGGGATCGTCGGCAAGTACATCGACCTGCCGGACGCCTACCTCTCCGTCGTCGAGGCGGTCCGCGCCGCCGGTTTCCACCACCACGTCCGCGCCGAGATCACCTGGATCAGCTCCGACTCCTGTGCTGACGACCCCGCCGCAGCACTCGAGGGTGTCGACGCCGTCGTGTGAGTATTCGCAGTTGCGAAGGCCACCCGATCATGCGGTTGGGGGCCAGCGGTATTGCCTGCGGGGGCCGGTGACCGTAGGGATGGGGGCCACCGGCCGACGCTGGGTGTTTCCTACTGGTTCATCGTGACGTGCTCCCGCATGTTGTGGGTGCCGGTGTCGACCCAGATGGTGTTGTGCACGATCCGGTCCATGATCGCATCGGCGTGCACCCCGGATCCGAGCCTTTGATGCCAGTCCTTCTTGGCGTATTGGGTGCAGAACACCGTCGATGCGGAGTCGTAGCGACGCTCGAGCAGTTCCAGCAGCATGCTGCGTATGGCCTCATCCGGATGATCCAGCAGCCACTCGTCGATCACGAGGACAGTGAACGCGGCGTACTTCTTAAGGAACTTCGTCGCTCCCTGGGGTTTGTCGCGTGCGGTGGCCCAGGCTTCCTCCAGATCCGGCATCCGGATGTAGTGCGCCCGATACCGGTGCTGGCAGGCCTGCTTCGCCAGCGCGCACCCCAGGTAGGACTTCCCCGACCCGGTGAAGCCCTGGAACACGACATTCTGGTGGCGTTCGATGAACCCGCAGGTCGCCAAGGTAGCCAGCAGGTTGCGATTCAGTCCTCGTTGCTCGACCAGGTCGATCCGACGCAGATCAGCAGCCGGATAGCGCAGGCCGGCCCGGCGGATCAGCCCGTCGACCTTGCCGTGGGTGAAGGTGGCATACGCCTCATCGACGATCAGTCGCAGCCGCTCCTCGAATCCCATCCCCAGGACGAGGTTCTCGTCTTCGGCGTCGATGGCCTCCAGCAGGGCGGTCGCGCCCATGTCGCGGAGTTTGCGTTTGGTTTCCATGTCGATGCCGCTCATTTCACGTCTCCTGCGTAGTAGTCGGTGCCGCGGACAAATCCGCCTTCCTCCACCGGTTCCTCCCGGGGTGGACGCTGCCGGGCGGCCTGATCCTGTCCGGTGGCCAGGATCGGGTGCAGGTGCACGTACCGCGGGGACCGGACATGCCCGGCCAGCGCCAGCCTGCAGGCGTCCTCGACCCGCTCGGCGGAATACCGCCGCGTCAACCGCAACACCGCCAGGGCGGCATTCAGGCCCTGCTCGTCGACGGCCACCGATTCGAAGATCCGGTTGACCACCACCGTCGCGGACGGACCCACCCGGCCTGCCCACTCCCGCACGCGCGGGGCGTCCCACGGCTGGTAGCGCTCCCCGGCGGGTAGATCAGCGTCGTTGGTGCGGTACTGATTGGCTGATCCCTCGGGAAGCAGCACATGGCTGCTCACCCTTTGCTGGCCGGAGTAGACCTGCAGCACCCGGTCGGTGATCCGCAGATCCACACCCGTACCGATATGGGTGACTGGCACCGAGTAGAAATTCTTCTCCCACACCACGTGCCCGTTGCGCCCGACCCTCCGGCCGTAGACCCACCGGCTGATCTCATAGGCGACCTGCGGAAGCCCGGTCAGCAGGGGGTGTTCCTCGGTGGTGAAGACACTGGCCCGGGAGCCGTCCCGCTTCTGGAAAGGCTCGGCGTTGTAGGCCGCGACCTGGTCGGTGACCGCGGCCGTCAGCTCCGGAAGCGACGTGAACTGCTGGTCACGTAGCTGCGCGATGACCCGCATCGCGACATGCCAGACAGTATTTTCCACGCTCGGTTTGTCCTTCGCTTTGCGCACCCTGCCCGGTAGTACGGCGGCCGAGTAGTGTGCGGCCATCTCACGGTAGGCGTCGTTGAGGACGATCTCACCGTCGCGGGGATGTGTGATCACTCCGGTTTTGAGGTTGTCGGGCACGATCCGCGGTACCGATCCGCCGAAGGCGGTGAACATTGCGACATGGGCCCGCAGCCAGGACTCCTGCGTCATGTCCAGGCTGGGGTAGACGAACGAGTAGCGGCTGAAGGGCAGGCACCCGACGAACAGGTACACCGGCCTCGGGGCGCCGCTGACAGGGTCGAGAAGTGTCATCGTCGGCCCGGACCAGTCGACTTCGACGCTCTGGGCGGCCTTGTGTCCCACCCGCGACGCTGCTCCCGTGACCAGGACGTGGCGCTGGTAGGTCCGGCAGAACCGGTCGTAGCCCATCGCCGGGGCTCCGGTGGCGACGCATTCATCGGTGTACTCGCCGTGCAGCAGCTTCAGGGTCACGCCGACCCGGGCGAGTTCCCGGTGGACGTTCTCCCAGTCCGGCTGGGCGAAGATGCTGTGGTGCTGTCCCCGGCCCGGGAACAGCAGGTCATAGACCTCGTCCTCGGGACGCTCGGCGACATCATCCCAGCTCACACCCGCGGTGTCGGCTGCTTCCAGCACAGCGGTGATGCTTTTTCGGGACATACCCTGTGACGCGGCGATCGTGCGTCCTGACAGGCCCTCGGAGCGTAGCTGGAGTATCAGCTTCGCTCTGATCTTTCGTACCATTGGCTTGCTCCTTCCGCCGTGTGCCCTATACACACGGCGGGAGGAGCGTAAGCGTGGTGGCCCCCGAGCGCACCACGAGTGGCCCCGAGGCCTACGAACCCGTCCTCAGCCTGCCGGCCCCCGGACACGCGACCGGTGGACCCCAGTGAAGCGAATATTCACGTGGTCCCCGGCGGCTTCGGTAGCCGCGGAATCGACGGCAAACTCGCCGCCATCCGCCACTGCCGGGAAAACCGCGTCCCCCTGCTGGGCA
Above is a window of Corynebacterium suedekumii DNA encoding:
- the istA gene encoding IS21 family transposase, with product MVRKIRAKLILQLRSEGLSGRTIAASQGMSRKSITAVLEAADTAGVSWDDVAERPEDEVYDLLFPGRGQHHSIFAQPDWENVHRELARVGVTLKLLHGEYTDECVATGAPAMGYDRFCRTYQRHVLVTGAASRVGHKAAQSVEVDWSGPTMTLLDPVSGAPRPVYLFVGCLPFSRYSFVYPSLDMTQESWLRAHVAMFTAFGGSVPRIVPDNLKTGVITHPRDGEIVLNDAYREMAAHYSAAVLPGRVRKAKDKPSVENTVWHVAMRVIAQLRDQQFTSLPELTAAVTDQVAAYNAEPFQKRDGSRASVFTTEEHPLLTGLPQVAYEISRWVYGRRVGRNGHVVWEKNFYSVPVTHIGTGVDLRITDRVLQVYSGQQRVSSHVLLPEGSANQYRTNDADLPAGERYQPWDAPRVREWAGRVGPSATVVVNRIFESVAVDEQGLNAALAVLRLTRRYSAERVEDACRLALAGHVRSPRYVHLHPILATGQDQAARQRPPREEPVEEGGFVRGTDYYAGDVK
- a CDS encoding HAD-IIA family hydrolase is translated as MSLLSTYDALLLDLDGTVWEGGRAIDGAVEAINSATDAGIRGIYVTNNAMRGPEVVAEKLRGIGLTATEDDVVTSAQAAIDMAAEMLEPGDRVYVVGTDSFKELASRAGYTVVDSADDEPKAVLHGMNPNAGWRELSEAALAIRAGARYFVSNLDTTLPTERGLMVGNGSMVAAVISATGARPYSAGKPGPAMFHSAATRINASTPLAVGDRLDTDIEGGNAAGMDTFQVLTGVSGQLALLEARKEQRPTYIAESLTDLTKSRDELRPGAQGGFTARIDGDDILLERGTAESTSIQALRTVLQVAWAQSKEPNLIRPMSEHAERAVSGWW
- a CDS encoding NAD kinase — its product is MSNPETPGHTTGRQVLLVPHTGRSSNVEAAERTAELLDAAGITVRVLVHQDGRPLEGSPVLSRLDRVTHTADAAEGCELVLVLGGDGTFLRAADLAHSVNLPVLGINLGHVGFLAEWEAESLDEAIHRVIDRDYRVEDRMTIDVTVLDNDLEVIGRGWALNEVSVENLNRRGVLDAILEVDGRPVSSFGCDGVLISTPTGSTAYAFSAGGPVLWPELDAILVVPNNAHALFTKPLVVSPHSTVAVESNPDASPAMAVMDGFRPIPMPPGSRVEVVRGARPVRWVRLDDSTFTDRLVTKLRLPVAGWRGPRTPSPR
- the steA gene encoding putative cytokinetic ring protein SteA; this encodes MSLFSRTADLSGLQGTLRDCTATGRGYKRLRAGDIAVVDAPDISRQEAQRLIDAQPAAVVNLAQFSTGAVPNFGPHMLLESGTLLIEGAGEELRQGLKDGKKARVTDDGRIHLGDRAIGAGTVVTAASAEASFTEAQRSLVDHMEYFFGNTIQFIHSEAPLLLDGLGIPDTGATIEGRKVLVVSPGEGHRNQVKLLRNFIREYSPVIIGVDSAADTLVELGYQPDLIVGNPAGIGADTLRSGARVVLPADPDGHAVGLERIQDLGIGAMTFPTAADSATDLALLLADYHGAQLIVNAGSRFDLNGVFADAEGATPSALLTRTKVGPKLVDATAISDLYNVGSGRGLAWLWAILGLLVAVAAIILVVGLSGPGSFTDNLIDTWNSIALAVQGWFQ
- the recN gene encoding DNA repair protein RecN translates to MLADIAIENLGVIPSASAELADGLTVLTGETGAGKTMVVTGLRLLAGGRADASRVRTGAPQAVVEGRFLTAALPADIARATAELVDAAGGTADENGEFIASRTVNASGRSRAHLGGRSVPAATLAEFTAPLLTIHGQNDQLRLLAPDQQLAALDRFDPAIAPLLATYREAWSTWRSLARDLRQRTESRRELAQEIDRLQFALDEIDAVEPEPGEDADLLTRIRRLQDVDTLREEAVTALGAIDGPESFGGYSEDEPASTLLGRAESALVSSEDEALRGLGERLTEITTQLSEIAVELGSYLADLPADPGQLEELLQRQQQLKLLTRKYAPDADGVLAWRDKARARLAKIDISSEALDELKKQVAAAEKTMRAAAKKLSKARTAAAAALGESVTAELQGLAMAKARLVVDVRPVDPGRDGADEVELTLAPNASAEPRPLASSASGGELSRVMLALEVILSAGTEGATLVFDEVDAGVGGRAAVEIGRRLARLATRNQVIVVTHLPQVAAYADTHLHVAKNVGDEAVTSGVLTLSDDQRVEELARMLAGLDDTDTGRAHAAELLDRARADRAEFRRA
- a CDS encoding copper transporter; translation: MARRSGRGGYLVAGAGLGVAAGVALGALVLAPNMPEGSGGSQVSAGDVESESQRADIAEAQAASADSVISELVTGAVADTLTDRPVLLMHTADANGEDVAGVASLLESAGAVDAGTIALGESFFSREGADQLKSIVANTLPAGAQLSTDRLDPGLHAGEALGSALMLNTDNGEEQATTEERGLLLTALRDADYLDYEAGTIRPAQVIVIVTGDSDGSGEAGSVARNLADFAGALDSRGNGAVLAGRIRTAADTGAVGVLREADGNGVSTVDSVDRSWGRMATVLAVREQLADEVGAYGSAESAEAATPAP
- a CDS encoding ATP-binding protein, which translates into the protein MSGIDMETKRKLRDMGATALLEAIDAEDENLVLGMGFEERLRLIVDEAYATFTHGKVDGLIRRAGLRYPAADLRRIDLVEQRGLNRNLLATLATCGFIERHQNVVFQGFTGSGKSYLGCALAKQACQHRYRAHYIRMPDLEEAWATARDKPQGATKFLKKYAAFTVLVIDEWLLDHPDEAIRSMLLELLERRYDSASTVFCTQYAKKDWHQRLGSGVHADAIMDRIVHNTIWVDTGTHNMREHVTMNQ
- a CDS encoding TlyA family RNA methyltransferase gives rise to the protein MAVARRRLDAELVRRKIARSREHAVEMIRDGRVHVGGFKAGKPATVVEPEVSIRVDEAPDDDWASRGAHKLLGALEAFEPRGLTVQGRKVLDAGASTGGFTDVLLRRDAAEVVAVDVGYGQLIWRLQNDPRVHVLDRTNIRNLTPEMCGGPCDMMVGDLSFISLRLTLPAIADSLVDGADLLPMVKPQFEVGKERLGNGGVVRSPQLRAEVTYEVAEFARTLGLSCRGAVASPLPGPSGNVEYFLWLVKDGGATAPTTDQLTAMIETAVQEGP